A genomic segment from Sulfuritalea hydrogenivorans sk43H encodes:
- a CDS encoding efflux RND transporter permease subunit, with product MLQKLVEFALTQRLLVLIATLLLIGAGAYAVRGLPIDAYPDVSSTQVKIIVKAPGMTPEEVEARVVTPIELEMLGIPKQRSLRAVAKYAIADITLDFEDSADIYWARQQVSERLASAMKDFPAEVSGGLAPITTPLGEMLMFTIEGNLSLAEKRSLLDWVIRPQLRTLPGVADVNALGGHVRSFEVVPNLLALKARSLTLADLRRALEANNRNDGAGRLSEGEESLLVRVEGSVRTLDDLRAILIPDPHTAHPPHVTRVGDVAEVRVGSLTRYGFVTRGGKEEAVEGLVLGLRGANARTVVEGVRAKLAEIATALPPGVTTKIFYDRGALVDRAIGTVARALAEAIVLVVVLLLAFLGNLRAAIAVACVLPLAALVTFILMSAFGMSANLMSLGGLAIAIGMLVDAAVVVVENVESQLGDPAGAKLPFLHRIYRAVREVTEPVVSGMAIIVIVFLPLLTLQGLEGKLFIPVALTIVFALSGSLLLSLTVIPVLTSYLLKPTSGHHEPWLPRQAMRLYEPLLAWSLANSRKVITTAVAALVATVAAFFLLGKAFMPTMDEGDILMQLAKLPSISLEQSARTDLAVQKALLERVPEIKDIVARTGSDELGLDPMGLNETDSFLVLAPRKEWRQPDKEWLTNEIRKVLADFPGMDIAFTQPIEMRVSEMLTGTRGDLAIKVFGTDLGELNALAEKIAGLLKTVPGAQDVLTVKNEGVQYFTVEVDRLVAGRVGLSIEDIAGALRAQIEGQSLGLVLEGGRRTPLVIRGSDEMRMSPALFGGVHLALANGQTVPLSAVATLKRLAGPVKVDHENAARLVVIQANVTGRDLVGFVEEAKTRVAAEVKLPAGYRLAWGGQFENQQRAAKRLMLVVPVALALIFHILFTTFGSVRQAAMVFVNIPFALIGGVFALLVAGEYLSVPASVGFIALLGIAVLNGLVLISYFNQLRAQGMPLERVVIEGSKRRLRPVLMTASIAAFGLVPLLFATGPGSEIQRPLAIVVIGGLITSTLLTLVMLPILYQRWGKES from the coding sequence ATGCTGCAAAAACTCGTCGAATTTGCGCTGACCCAGCGCCTGCTGGTGCTGATCGCGACCCTGCTGCTGATCGGTGCCGGCGCCTATGCCGTACGCGGGCTGCCGATCGATGCCTATCCCGATGTGTCGTCGACCCAGGTCAAGATCATCGTCAAGGCGCCGGGCATGACGCCGGAGGAAGTCGAGGCGCGTGTCGTCACGCCGATCGAGCTGGAAATGCTCGGCATTCCCAAGCAGCGCAGCCTGCGCGCCGTGGCCAAGTACGCCATCGCCGACATCACGCTCGATTTCGAAGACAGCGCCGACATCTACTGGGCGCGCCAGCAGGTGTCCGAGCGGCTGGCCAGCGCAATGAAGGACTTCCCCGCCGAGGTTTCCGGCGGCCTGGCGCCGATCACCACGCCGCTGGGCGAGATGCTGATGTTCACCATCGAAGGCAACCTGTCGCTGGCGGAAAAACGCAGCCTGCTCGATTGGGTGATCCGGCCGCAACTGCGCACGCTACCCGGCGTGGCCGACGTCAACGCCCTGGGTGGCCATGTACGCAGCTTCGAGGTGGTGCCTAACCTGCTGGCGTTGAAGGCGCGCAGCCTGACCTTGGCCGACCTGCGTCGCGCGCTCGAGGCCAATAATCGCAACGACGGCGCCGGCCGCCTGTCCGAGGGCGAGGAATCGCTGCTGGTGCGTGTCGAAGGCAGTGTCAGGACACTGGATGATTTGCGTGCCATCCTGATACCTGATCCGCATACAGCACATCCGCCGCACGTCACCCGTGTCGGCGACGTCGCCGAGGTGCGTGTCGGCAGCCTGACCCGCTACGGTTTCGTTACTCGCGGCGGCAAGGAGGAAGCGGTCGAGGGTCTGGTACTCGGTCTGCGCGGCGCCAATGCGCGCACCGTGGTCGAGGGCGTGCGCGCCAAACTGGCCGAAATCGCAACCGCGCTGCCGCCGGGCGTGACGACGAAGATTTTCTACGACCGCGGCGCGCTGGTCGACCGCGCCATCGGCACCGTGGCCCGCGCGCTGGCGGAGGCCATCGTGCTCGTGGTTGTGCTGCTGCTGGCCTTCCTCGGCAACCTGCGCGCGGCAATTGCCGTGGCCTGCGTGCTGCCGCTGGCCGCGCTGGTGACCTTCATCCTGATGAGCGCCTTTGGCATGTCGGCCAACCTGATGAGCCTGGGCGGCCTGGCCATTGCCATCGGCATGCTGGTGGATGCCGCCGTGGTGGTGGTGGAAAACGTCGAAAGCCAGCTCGGCGATCCGGCCGGCGCCAAGCTGCCCTTCCTGCATCGCATCTACCGCGCCGTGCGCGAGGTAACGGAGCCGGTGGTGTCCGGCATGGCCATCATCGTCATCGTCTTCCTGCCGCTGCTGACCCTGCAGGGGCTGGAGGGCAAGCTCTTCATTCCCGTGGCATTGACCATCGTGTTCGCGCTCTCGGGCTCGCTGCTGCTGTCATTGACCGTGATTCCGGTGCTGACGTCCTACCTGCTGAAACCCACGAGCGGACACCACGAGCCCTGGCTGCCGCGTCAGGCGATGCGCCTCTATGAACCCCTGCTGGCCTGGAGCCTGGCCAATTCGCGCAAGGTGATCACGACCGCCGTCGCAGCGCTGGTCGCCACGGTCGCGGCCTTCTTCCTGCTCGGCAAGGCTTTCATGCCGACCATGGACGAGGGCGACATCCTGATGCAACTGGCCAAGCTGCCTTCGATCAGCCTCGAACAAAGTGCGCGCACCGATCTCGCGGTACAGAAGGCTTTGCTCGAGCGTGTGCCGGAGATCAAGGATATCGTTGCCCGCACCGGCTCGGACGAGCTCGGCCTTGATCCGATGGGACTCAACGAGACCGACAGCTTCCTCGTCCTGGCGCCGCGCAAGGAGTGGCGCCAGCCGGACAAGGAATGGTTGACCAATGAAATCCGCAAGGTACTCGCCGACTTCCCCGGCATGGACATCGCCTTTACCCAGCCGATCGAGATGCGCGTCTCCGAGATGCTGACCGGAACGCGTGGTGATCTGGCGATCAAGGTCTTCGGCACCGATCTGGGCGAACTCAACGCGCTGGCCGAGAAGATCGCCGGGTTGCTGAAAACCGTGCCCGGCGCGCAGGACGTACTGACGGTCAAAAATGAGGGCGTGCAGTACTTCACGGTCGAGGTCGACCGCCTGGTGGCAGGTCGTGTCGGGCTCTCCATCGAGGACATCGCCGGCGCCCTGCGCGCACAGATCGAAGGCCAGTCATTGGGACTGGTGCTCGAAGGCGGCCGCCGCACGCCGCTGGTGATCCGCGGCAGTGACGAGATGCGCATGTCGCCGGCACTGTTCGGCGGCGTCCACCTGGCGTTGGCGAACGGGCAGACCGTGCCGCTTTCCGCGGTGGCCACGCTCAAGCGTCTCGCCGGTCCGGTCAAGGTGGACCACGAAAACGCGGCACGGCTGGTCGTGATCCAGGCCAACGTCACCGGCCGCGATCTGGTCGGTTTCGTCGAGGAAGCGAAGACCAGGGTGGCCGCCGAGGTCAAGCTGCCCGCGGGTTATCGTTTGGCCTGGGGCGGGCAGTTCGAGAACCAGCAGCGTGCCGCGAAACGCTTGATGTTGGTAGTGCCGGTGGCGCTGGCACTGATCTTCCACATTCTTTTCACCACCTTCGGCTCGGTACGCCAGGCGGCGATGGTCTTCGTCAATATTCCTTTCGCGCTGATCGGCGGCGTCTTCGCCCTGCTGGTTGCCGGTGAGTATCTGTCAGTGCCGGCCTCGGTCGGCTTCATCGCCCTGCTTGGCATCGCCGTGCTCAACGGCCTGGTGCTGATTTCCTACTTCAACCAGTTGCGGGCGCAGGGCATGCCGCTGGAACGAGTGGTGATCGAAGGTTCCAAGCGTCGCCTGAGGCCGGTCTTGATGACCGCCAGCATTGCCGCCTTTGGCCTGGTGCCGCTCCTGTTCGCCACCGGGCCGGGCTCGGAGATCCAGCGCCCGCTGGCCATTGTCGTCATCGGCGGCCTGATCACTTCGACCTTGCTGACATTGGTGATGCTGCCCATTCTCTATCAACGCTGGGGAAAGGAATCATGA
- a CDS encoding TolC family protein: MKRLLILLLWPLTAFAVDAPDLPPAVLVEQALRAHPVVRGAVAGIQVEEANRDRLEAGPHELALKLSTQQRRERPLGLSYREQEIGFERAIRLPGKAAKDAELGAAGVDQARFALGDALHETARLLLSRWFEWQREAAAAKEWAAQVETLRRQHEVVGKRVGAGDAAKLEELLSGAQLAQAQGQQAQAANRQDRAALEFVQHFPGIALPAQAALDGPPAIPDAPEVWRERILAHNHELALARGGARRGRLAAQRLDAERLPDPTVGLTYGSERDGQERIVGLQLTIPLPGSGRAASARAGAAEADAASAREALVLARVEAEAQRTVRLAHGSREQWLRLAEVARRMDDNARLLEKAWRLGEGQFAELQNARRQAIEARLAATQARLEASEARYRLMLDAHQLWNTEIE; this comes from the coding sequence ATGAAACGTCTATTGATCCTCTTGCTTTGGCCGCTGACGGCTTTCGCTGTCGATGCGCCTGATCTGCCACCGGCGGTTCTGGTGGAGCAGGCGCTGCGCGCTCATCCCGTGGTGCGTGGCGCAGTCGCCGGCATCCAGGTCGAAGAAGCCAATCGTGATCGACTCGAGGCCGGCCCCCACGAGCTTGCGCTGAAGCTCTCCACTCAGCAGAGGCGCGAGCGCCCGCTTGGCCTCAGCTATCGCGAGCAGGAAATCGGATTCGAGCGGGCCATTCGCCTGCCGGGCAAGGCGGCCAAGGATGCGGAGCTGGGTGCTGCCGGTGTGGACCAGGCCCGTTTCGCACTGGGTGATGCCCTGCACGAGACCGCGCGACTGTTGCTCAGCCGCTGGTTCGAATGGCAGCGTGAAGCCGCGGCGGCAAAGGAGTGGGCGGCGCAGGTCGAAACCCTGCGACGCCAGCACGAAGTAGTCGGCAAGAGAGTCGGCGCTGGCGATGCGGCGAAACTGGAAGAACTGTTGTCCGGGGCCCAGCTGGCACAAGCACAGGGACAGCAGGCGCAGGCCGCCAATCGGCAGGATCGCGCGGCACTCGAATTCGTCCAGCATTTTCCCGGCATAGCGCTGCCGGCGCAGGCGGCGCTCGATGGACCGCCTGCCATCCCCGACGCACCCGAGGTCTGGCGCGAGCGCATCCTGGCGCACAACCATGAACTTGCCCTGGCCCGTGGCGGCGCCAGGCGCGGGAGGCTTGCGGCCCAGCGTCTGGACGCCGAGCGACTGCCCGATCCGACGGTTGGCCTCACCTATGGCAGCGAGCGCGACGGTCAGGAGCGCATTGTCGGCCTGCAACTGACGATTCCCTTGCCCGGCAGCGGGCGTGCCGCGTCGGCACGGGCCGGTGCGGCCGAGGCCGATGCGGCCAGCGCGCGCGAAGCCTTGGTGCTGGCGCGTGTCGAGGCCGAGGCGCAGCGCACGGTCCGACTCGCGCACGGCAGTCGCGAGCAATGGCTGCGGCTGGCGGAGGTCGCGCGGCGCATGGATGACAATGCGCGCTTGCTGGAAAAGGCGTGGCGCCTGGGTGAAGGCCAGTTCGCGGAATTGCAGAACGCCCGCCGCCAGGCCATCGAGGCGCGACTGGCGGCGACACA
- a CDS encoding efflux RND transporter periplasmic adaptor subunit produces MRRLLSIPLLLLPLFAAADEIRLSPAQVRQAGILTATLAEQKSFANLRLPAQVIVPPGQVEVVAAAVPAMVAAVKVAYGDTVKKGQPLLRLQGGTLLELQRDHLNAIAQAQLAAENRRRDEALFADGIIAQSRLSATLAGERQAVALAAEKQRAMQLAGMAGSAKEVTGIAELRAPFDGVVLEANVQPGQRVDAMTPLLKLGRLAPLWLEIQAAPAQAAGIAAGDTVNIPGCTQAGRVTLVAPQMQAASQSLLIRAELRKPEACIRPFQYVQAEIRPARQLDEKTWRLPAAALVRHEGQVWIFVEAAGGFRPVPVKLLDETSDTALLTADLAGDTRFAIKGASTLKASWLGLGGNQ; encoded by the coding sequence ATGCGCCGTTTGCTCTCCATTCCGCTGCTCCTGTTGCCCTTGTTCGCCGCGGCAGACGAAATCAGGCTTTCTCCTGCACAGGTAAGGCAGGCAGGCATTCTCACGGCGACGCTGGCCGAGCAGAAATCCTTTGCCAACCTGCGCCTGCCGGCGCAAGTCATAGTTCCTCCGGGGCAGGTCGAGGTGGTCGCGGCGGCGGTGCCGGCCATGGTCGCCGCAGTGAAAGTCGCCTATGGTGATACGGTGAAGAAAGGGCAACCGCTGCTGCGACTGCAGGGCGGGACATTGCTCGAATTGCAGCGCGACCACTTGAACGCTATCGCCCAGGCGCAACTGGCGGCCGAAAACCGGCGCCGGGATGAGGCGCTGTTTGCCGATGGCATCATTGCGCAAAGCCGGCTTTCGGCCACTCTGGCGGGCGAACGGCAGGCAGTGGCGCTGGCGGCCGAGAAACAGCGTGCGATGCAGCTGGCCGGCATGGCCGGGTCTGCCAAGGAGGTCACCGGGATCGCGGAGTTGCGTGCCCCCTTCGATGGCGTGGTACTCGAAGCCAATGTCCAGCCCGGACAGCGTGTCGATGCCATGACGCCGCTGCTGAAGCTTGGGCGGCTGGCACCGCTGTGGCTGGAAATTCAGGCCGCACCAGCGCAGGCAGCCGGTATTGCAGCGGGCGATACAGTGAATATTCCCGGCTGCACGCAGGCCGGACGCGTGACTCTGGTTGCGCCGCAAATGCAGGCAGCCAGCCAGTCGTTGCTGATCCGTGCCGAATTGCGCAAGCCGGAAGCCTGCATTCGACCCTTCCAGTATGTGCAGGCGGAAATTCGCCCCGCGCGACAGCTGGACGAGAAAACCTGGCGTTTGCCCGCTGCGGCTTTGGTGCGCCATGAGGGGCAGGTCTGGATCTTTGTCGAGGCGGCTGGCGGCTTTCGTCCGGTGCCCGTCAAACTGCTCGACGAAACGTCCGATACGGCGTTGCTGACCGCCGATCTTGCTGGCGACACCCGGTTTGCAATCAAGGGCGCATCGACACTGAAGGCATCCTGGCTGGGTCTCGGCGGGAATCAGTGA
- a CDS encoding DUF3240 family protein: MTKRFDVCLTLVLPKGLEARILDSLLKHPAWVGPFNTHRIEGHGDPEGIASAREQVRGRAERVRIEILMDALHVAELLQELKSELPSPEVTWWLSPVLDSGALA; encoded by the coding sequence ATGACAAAGCGTTTCGACGTCTGCCTGACGCTGGTTTTGCCGAAAGGGCTGGAAGCACGCATTCTTGACAGTCTGCTGAAGCATCCGGCGTGGGTTGGCCCTTTCAATACGCATCGCATCGAGGGACATGGCGACCCCGAGGGCATCGCCAGCGCGCGCGAGCAGGTGCGCGGCCGCGCCGAGCGGGTGCGCATCGAAATCCTCATGGACGCTCTTCATGTCGCCGAATTGCTGCAGGAACTCAAGAGCGAGTTGCCGAGCCCGGAGGTCACCTGGTGGCTGAGTCCCGTGCTCGATTCGGGGGCCTTGGCATGA